The sequence CCGTACCACTTTGCCAGAGACCGGGGCGTAGTAGATGTTCACCAGGAAGCGGATTCGGTAACCGTGTTGTTTCGTAAAGGCGGTGATTTGTCTGCGCTTAACGAATTACGCCGAGTGGTAGCCAGGCCACTTAATATCTCGGTAGTAGAGGCGGCAGAGTTTGAATCGCAGCTGTCACAATTATTTGGTCAGGGCAGTGGAGCGGCGATGGTAGTGGATGATCTGGAAGAAAATCTGGATCTGTCACGCCTGGCCCAGGAACTGCCTGAAATCGAAGATCTGCTCGAAACCGAAGACGACGCGCCGATTATCCGCCTGATTAATGCTTTGCTCACTGAAGCGCTGCGCGAAAATGCCTCTGATGTTCATATCGAGCCGTTCGAAACGCGCTCGGTGGTGCGTTTTCGTATTGATGGCCGCTTAGCCGATGTGATCGAGCCTAAACGTGCTTTGCATGCTGCGCTGGTATCGCGGATCAAGGTGATGGCAGGCCTTGATATTGCCGAAAAACGCTTGCCGCAGGATGGACGGATTACTCTTCGCATCGCAGGCAGGCCTGTTGATGTGCGGGTTTCAACCCTGCCAACTGGCCATGGTGAGCGGGTGGTATTGCGGCTGTTGGATAAATCGGCGGGGCGTTTGAACCTGGCCAAGCTGGGAATGGCGGCCGATACGCTGGCCACTTTAGAAAAACTGCTCGCTCAGCCGCACGGTATTATTCTGGTGACAGGGCCAACCGGTTCGGGTAAAACCACCACGCTCTATGCTGCGATGAGCGGTATGGATGCCAGTTCCAGCAACATCATGACGGTAGAAGATCCCATTGAATATGATCTGGATGGGGTAGGGCAGACTCAGGTCAGTACACGGATTGATATGACTTTTGCCCGTGCCCTGCGTGCAATTTTGCGTCAGGACCCGGATGTGGTGATGATCGGTGAGATTCGCGATTTAGAAACTGCACAAATTGCGGTGCAGGCCTCTCTGACCGGCCACTTAGTTTTGGCGACCTTACACACCAATGATGCCGCCAGCGCGGTAACGCGTTTGGTGGATATGGGCATTGAGCCATTTTTGCTGGCCTCGTCTTTATTGGGTGTGTTGGCTCAGCGCTTAGCCCGCCGTCTTTGTCCGGCTTGCCGCCAGCTGCACGAGCCGGATGCTTTAACTACAGGGCAATTGGGTAGTGATCAGCCAGTTTTCCGTGCGGTAGGTTGTGCCCAGTGCAAGCAAAGTGGTTATCGTGGCCGTAGCGGCCTGTATGAGTTGCTGGTGATTGATGAAAATATTCGCAGCATGATGCACGAGCGGACCACTGAGCAGGCCATTAAGCTTTATGCCAGCAGTCAGGGTATGCTGAGCCTGCGCCAGTATGGTGTTCGCCGGGTATTGGATGGGGAAACAACGCTGGAAGAAGTCCTGCGTGTGACGCGGGAGGTTTAAATGAAGAAGCGCACCAGAGATTGCGGCGCGCTTCTTTAAGTGATTTTGATACTGGTTAATTGCTTTATTACTGCGCTTATCTATTTTAGGCAAAAGTATCGATTTTATTACGATACTCCCCCAGCACTTCGTTCATGGAGTTGGAACGTTGAATGCTGGCCAGGCCTACATCCGTAGCGGCTTCCGATTTTTTAGAGACTCTGTTGGCAATTTGTTCCAATTGCTGGGAGGTCTGTTGCGAAGTTTGTTTCAGAGCCTGGTTCAGGCTTACAACATAAGATTTAATTGCTGAAATATCCGACATGGTCACTCCTCCTTGGGGCATTCTCGAACTAAGATTGTGAGTACAGCATGAAATGAGTTTAGCCGATATTTTTCCGATCACCATCCAACAGGATTTTCTGCATGAAAGCCGGTATGAGTGATCACAATAAACGGGATGCTTTACGTGTTCCCGTTAAGTGTAAAGTCAAAATCCGCCCGCTTGATTATGGCTCTGCATATTATGGTAACTGCACCGATTTAAGCGTTACGGGTTTAACGGTGGAGACTAGCTATGTGCCAAGGCCGGACGAGCAGTTTGACCTGTTTGTGATGCCGCCCTCTGATGGTACAGGGCCGAGAGTGCCATTGGCGGTGCGGGTAAAGGTAGTGCGTTGCCATCAGATGGAGCGTGGGCAGATGTACGAGCTGGGCTTGCTTATTTTGAAGGTCATCCGGTGAGAGTGGCATATTTAGCCTTGCTGTGCTGCTGCTTTGTATCTGCTGCCGAGCCAAAGGTTGATGCACATAAAGACGCTGAACTGATCAAAATTGATGCCGAACTCAGTGTGCCGGTCAGTAAAGAGCTGGCCTGGCA comes from Iodobacter ciconiae and encodes:
- the gspE gene encoding type II secretion system ATPase GspE; this translates as MSRLVPYHFARDRGVVDVHQEADSVTVLFRKGGDLSALNELRRVVARPLNISVVEAAEFESQLSQLFGQGSGAAMVVDDLEENLDLSRLAQELPEIEDLLETEDDAPIIRLINALLTEALRENASDVHIEPFETRSVVRFRIDGRLADVIEPKRALHAALVSRIKVMAGLDIAEKRLPQDGRITLRIAGRPVDVRVSTLPTGHGERVVLRLLDKSAGRLNLAKLGMAADTLATLEKLLAQPHGIILVTGPTGSGKTTTLYAAMSGMDASSSNIMTVEDPIEYDLDGVGQTQVSTRIDMTFARALRAILRQDPDVVMIGEIRDLETAQIAVQASLTGHLVLATLHTNDAASAVTRLVDMGIEPFLLASSLLGVLAQRLARRLCPACRQLHEPDALTTGQLGSDQPVFRAVGCAQCKQSGYRGRSGLYELLVIDENIRSMMHERTTEQAIKLYASSQGMLSLRQYGVRRVLDGETTLEEVLRVTREV
- a CDS encoding PilZ domain-containing protein — encoded protein: MKAGMSDHNKRDALRVPVKCKVKIRPLDYGSAYYGNCTDLSVTGLTVETSYVPRPDEQFDLFVMPPSDGTGPRVPLAVRVKVVRCHQMERGQMYELGLLILKVIR